The following proteins come from a genomic window of Miscanthus floridulus cultivar M001 chromosome 2, ASM1932011v1, whole genome shotgun sequence:
- the LOC136530753 gene encoding uncharacterized protein At4g17910-like isoform X3, translating to MEGRLFDKPLNPNKLLKEQFVSNLTGSSLLEIAALSTVVPALVVLRKWSSRDNSRKDSAKKSDDQVHPVRKDWMQYFSTLGVDYLTVVLPIILVFTMDLGVGSFVVANALVSRQARNIASMSFKAALSSVSPLVFLGFARIISTWGVDYQVHVGEYGVHWNFFFTLAAVSILTSIVRIHPKHCGLVGLLILAGYQIWLFSGLNEYLISDKRSADIISQNKEGIYSILGYWGMFLIGVSLGFYLFVDTSSKGKNRNTQVMQIWALAVSFWILAIIFDSYIERVSRRMCNFAYVMLVFGQNFQVLSILTLAGFASYKKNLVLEDAFNQNMLGSFLLANILTGLVNLSVNTLSASSLAAFMILSVYTFTLCMVTGLTHFCGVRMKFW from the exons ATGGAGGGCCGCCTCTTCGACAAGCCCCTGAACCCGAATAAGCTCCTCAAGGAGCA ATTCGTAAGCAACCTGACGGGGTCTTCCCTGCTGGAGATCGCGGCGCTCTCCACCGTCGTGCCG GCATTGGTAGTTCTCAGAAAGTGGAGCAGCAGAG ATAATTCTAGGAAGGATTCAGCAAAGAAAAGCGATGATCAAGTTCACCCTGTTCGTAAAGATTGGATGCAGTACTTCTCTACACTAGGTGTAGATTATCTCACTGTTGTATTGCCAATTATTTTGGTTTTCACA ATGGATCTTGGAGTAGGATCTTTTGTTGTGGCTAACGCACTGGTATCTAGACAAGCACGAAACATAGCCTCAAT GAGTTTCAAGGCAGCGCTGAGTTCCGTAAGTCCACTGGTATTTCTTGGCTTTGCTCGCATTATCTCCACATGGGGTGTTGATTATCAG GTCCATGTAGGAGAATATGGTGTTCATTGGAACTTCTTTTTCACCCTCGCAGCTGTTTCTATCCTTACATCCATTGTCAGGATTCATCCAAAACATTGTGGATTAGTTGGTCTGCTTATCCTTGCTG GATATCAGATTTGGCTATTTTCTGGATTGAATGAGTACCTCATTTCTGATAAAAGAAGTGCTGATATAATCAGCCAGAATAAGGAGGGCATTTATAGCATCCTTG GATACTGGGGTATGTTTCTAATTGGTGTTTCTTTGGGTTTCTATCTGTTCGTTGACACTAGTTCAAAGGGCAAGAACAGGAACACTCAAGTCATGCAAATCTGGGCTCTTGCCGTATCTTTTTG GATTTTGGCAATCATCTTTGATAGCTATATTGAGAGAGTTTCTCGGCGAATG TGCAACTTCGCTTATGTTATGCTTGTTTTTGGCCAGAATTTTCAG GTTTTATCTATCCTCACATTAGCTGGGTTCGCTTCATATAAAAAGAACTTGGTTCTTGAAGATGCATTCAATCAAAATATGCTTGGTTCATTCCTTCTG GCAAATATCCTTACTGGTCTGGTTAATCTCTCTGTTAACACGCTCTCTGCCTCTTCCCTCGCTGCCTTCATGATTCTGTCAGTGTACACCTTTACTTTATGCATGGTTACTGGCCTTACCCATTTTTGTGGTGTTAGAATGAAATTCTGGTGA
- the LOC136530753 gene encoding uncharacterized protein At4g17910-like isoform X1 produces MEGRLFDKPLNPNKLLKEQFVSNLTGSSLLEIAALSTVVPALVVLRKWSSRDNSRKDSAKKSDDQVHPVRKDWMQYFSTLGVDYLTVVLPIILVFTVLSEWAFTCAISLVILISIYIMFKRSQLHLKDGFSQLPSLRADISSYRVSVVLVTCLCILAVDFKIFPRRYAKAETYGHLPGLAAVEHTVADPRLQAKQLCLCSCTWSMSRMDLGVGSFVVANALVSRQARNIASMSFKAALSSVSPLVFLGFARIISTWGVDYQVHVGEYGVHWNFFFTLAAVSILTSIVRIHPKHCGLVGLLILAGYQIWLFSGLNEYLISDKRSADIISQNKEGIYSILGYWGMFLIGVSLGFYLFVDTSSKGKNRNTQVMQIWALAVSFWILAIIFDSYIERVSRRMCNFAYVMLVFGQNFQVLSILTLAGFASYKKNLVLEDAFNQNMLGSFLLANILTGLVNLSVNTLSASSLAAFMILSVYTFTLCMVTGLTHFCGVRMKFW; encoded by the exons ATGGAGGGCCGCCTCTTCGACAAGCCCCTGAACCCGAATAAGCTCCTCAAGGAGCA ATTCGTAAGCAACCTGACGGGGTCTTCCCTGCTGGAGATCGCGGCGCTCTCCACCGTCGTGCCG GCATTGGTAGTTCTCAGAAAGTGGAGCAGCAGAG ATAATTCTAGGAAGGATTCAGCAAAGAAAAGCGATGATCAAGTTCACCCTGTTCGTAAAGATTGGATGCAGTACTTCTCTACACTAGGTGTAGATTATCTCACTGTTGTATTGCCAATTATTTTGGTTTTCACA GTCTTATCTGAATGGGCCTTTACGTGTGCTATTTCTCTTGTAATCCTGATATCCATCTACATCATGTTTAAAAG GTCTCAGCTTCATCTTAAAGATGGGTTCAGTCAGCTGCCTTCGCTCAGGGCAGACATATCTTCTTACCGTGTCTCAGTG GTTCTGGTGACATGTTTGTGCATATTAGCTGTGGACTTCAAAATATTTCCAAGACGCTATGCCAAGGCTGAAACATATG GGCATTTGCCTGGCCTCGCTGCCGTCGAACATACAGTTGCAGACCCTAGACTGCAGGCAAAACAACTCTGCTTGTGTAGTTGTACATGGTCTATGTCACGG ATGGATCTTGGAGTAGGATCTTTTGTTGTGGCTAACGCACTGGTATCTAGACAAGCACGAAACATAGCCTCAAT GAGTTTCAAGGCAGCGCTGAGTTCCGTAAGTCCACTGGTATTTCTTGGCTTTGCTCGCATTATCTCCACATGGGGTGTTGATTATCAG GTCCATGTAGGAGAATATGGTGTTCATTGGAACTTCTTTTTCACCCTCGCAGCTGTTTCTATCCTTACATCCATTGTCAGGATTCATCCAAAACATTGTGGATTAGTTGGTCTGCTTATCCTTGCTG GATATCAGATTTGGCTATTTTCTGGATTGAATGAGTACCTCATTTCTGATAAAAGAAGTGCTGATATAATCAGCCAGAATAAGGAGGGCATTTATAGCATCCTTG GATACTGGGGTATGTTTCTAATTGGTGTTTCTTTGGGTTTCTATCTGTTCGTTGACACTAGTTCAAAGGGCAAGAACAGGAACACTCAAGTCATGCAAATCTGGGCTCTTGCCGTATCTTTTTG GATTTTGGCAATCATCTTTGATAGCTATATTGAGAGAGTTTCTCGGCGAATG TGCAACTTCGCTTATGTTATGCTTGTTTTTGGCCAGAATTTTCAG GTTTTATCTATCCTCACATTAGCTGGGTTCGCTTCATATAAAAAGAACTTGGTTCTTGAAGATGCATTCAATCAAAATATGCTTGGTTCATTCCTTCTG GCAAATATCCTTACTGGTCTGGTTAATCTCTCTGTTAACACGCTCTCTGCCTCTTCCCTCGCTGCCTTCATGATTCTGTCAGTGTACACCTTTACTTTATGCATGGTTACTGGCCTTACCCATTTTTGTGGTGTTAGAATGAAATTCTGGTGA
- the LOC136530753 gene encoding uncharacterized protein At4g17910-like isoform X2 — protein sequence MEGRLFDKPLNPNKLLKEQFVSNLTGSSLLEIAALSTVVPALVVLRKWSSRDNSRKDSAKKSDDQVHPVRKDWMQYFSTLGVDYLTVVLPIILVFTVLSEWAFTCAISLVILISIYIMFKRSQLHLKDGFSQLPSLRADISSYRVSVVLVTCLCILAVDFKIFPRRYAKAETYGSGIMDLGVGSFVVANALVSRQARNIASMSFKAALSSVSPLVFLGFARIISTWGVDYQVHVGEYGVHWNFFFTLAAVSILTSIVRIHPKHCGLVGLLILAGYQIWLFSGLNEYLISDKRSADIISQNKEGIYSILGYWGMFLIGVSLGFYLFVDTSSKGKNRNTQVMQIWALAVSFWILAIIFDSYIERVSRRMCNFAYVMLVFGQNFQVLSILTLAGFASYKKNLVLEDAFNQNMLGSFLLANILTGLVNLSVNTLSASSLAAFMILSVYTFTLCMVTGLTHFCGVRMKFW from the exons ATGGAGGGCCGCCTCTTCGACAAGCCCCTGAACCCGAATAAGCTCCTCAAGGAGCA ATTCGTAAGCAACCTGACGGGGTCTTCCCTGCTGGAGATCGCGGCGCTCTCCACCGTCGTGCCG GCATTGGTAGTTCTCAGAAAGTGGAGCAGCAGAG ATAATTCTAGGAAGGATTCAGCAAAGAAAAGCGATGATCAAGTTCACCCTGTTCGTAAAGATTGGATGCAGTACTTCTCTACACTAGGTGTAGATTATCTCACTGTTGTATTGCCAATTATTTTGGTTTTCACA GTCTTATCTGAATGGGCCTTTACGTGTGCTATTTCTCTTGTAATCCTGATATCCATCTACATCATGTTTAAAAG GTCTCAGCTTCATCTTAAAGATGGGTTCAGTCAGCTGCCTTCGCTCAGGGCAGACATATCTTCTTACCGTGTCTCAGTG GTTCTGGTGACATGTTTGTGCATATTAGCTGTGGACTTCAAAATATTTCCAAGACGCTATGCCAAGGCTGAAACATATGGTAGTGGTATC ATGGATCTTGGAGTAGGATCTTTTGTTGTGGCTAACGCACTGGTATCTAGACAAGCACGAAACATAGCCTCAAT GAGTTTCAAGGCAGCGCTGAGTTCCGTAAGTCCACTGGTATTTCTTGGCTTTGCTCGCATTATCTCCACATGGGGTGTTGATTATCAG GTCCATGTAGGAGAATATGGTGTTCATTGGAACTTCTTTTTCACCCTCGCAGCTGTTTCTATCCTTACATCCATTGTCAGGATTCATCCAAAACATTGTGGATTAGTTGGTCTGCTTATCCTTGCTG GATATCAGATTTGGCTATTTTCTGGATTGAATGAGTACCTCATTTCTGATAAAAGAAGTGCTGATATAATCAGCCAGAATAAGGAGGGCATTTATAGCATCCTTG GATACTGGGGTATGTTTCTAATTGGTGTTTCTTTGGGTTTCTATCTGTTCGTTGACACTAGTTCAAAGGGCAAGAACAGGAACACTCAAGTCATGCAAATCTGGGCTCTTGCCGTATCTTTTTG GATTTTGGCAATCATCTTTGATAGCTATATTGAGAGAGTTTCTCGGCGAATG TGCAACTTCGCTTATGTTATGCTTGTTTTTGGCCAGAATTTTCAG GTTTTATCTATCCTCACATTAGCTGGGTTCGCTTCATATAAAAAGAACTTGGTTCTTGAAGATGCATTCAATCAAAATATGCTTGGTTCATTCCTTCTG GCAAATATCCTTACTGGTCTGGTTAATCTCTCTGTTAACACGCTCTCTGCCTCTTCCCTCGCTGCCTTCATGATTCTGTCAGTGTACACCTTTACTTTATGCATGGTTACTGGCCTTACCCATTTTTGTGGTGTTAGAATGAAATTCTGGTGA
- the LOC136539787 gene encoding probable apyrase 6 has protein sequence MPDPTTKPPSPRPRPRRRLCGLCLGTALLALLVSALVHVVAPPPRPASARFSVIIDGGSTGTRAHVFATGHDGRPDLARSTVMRVSPGLSSFAADPARAGESLKPLIDFARDKIGGAGGAAGEAEVRLMATAGLRLLEERAHEAILASCRDVLRASGFRFEDAWAEVIPGSDEGIYAWVAANYALGTLGGDPNKTVGIIELGGASAQLTFVSDEVLPPELSYNYTFGERTYTLYTNSFLNFGQNAAQDLFHEMLRSRGSSRNGTLADPCAPRGYSRNEEVMARMSSASRSTLENQYVDNGTGNFTECISSSLLLLQKEKEKCQYQQCHLGSTFVPELRGYFLATENFYFTSKFFGLKKSSSLSDFMFAGEQFCNQDLSTLRKKYPNRSDEDFSRYCFSMAYIVALLHESLGVPLDDKRIEYSNQVGDVQVEWALGAFVTLMQNTSLKPLHTAAESTHSNRPLFAVLGMFLLCGVLFVSRWRKPKTKIIYDLEKGRYIITRIS, from the exons ATGCCTGACCCCACCACCAAACCCCCCTCGCCACGGCCCCGCCCCCGCCGCAGGCTCTGCGGCCTCTGCCTCGGCACCGCGCTCCTCGCGCTCCTCGTCTCCGCGCTCGTCCACGTCGTCGCCCCGCCGCCGCGTCCCGCCTCTGCGCGCTTCTCCGTCATCATAGACGGAGGCAGCACGGGCACGCGGGCCCACGTCTTCGCCACGGGGCACGACGGCCGCCCGGATCTGGCGCGCTCCACCGTGATGCGCGTCTCCCCGGGCCTCTCGTCCTTCGCCGCCGACCCGGCGCGGGCCGGGGAATCTCTGAAGCCGCTGATAGATTTCGCGAGGGATAAGATTGGCGGTGCGGGCGGCGCCGCGGGGGAGGCGGAGGTGCGGCTCATGGCCACCGCAGGGCTGCGCCTGCTCGAGGAGCGCGCCCACGAGGCGATCTTAGCGTCCTGCAGGGACGTACTACGAGCCTCTGGGTTCCGGTTCGAGGACGCGTGGGCCGAGGTGATCCCAG GCTCGGATGAAGGTATCTATGCTTGGGTTGCAGCAAATTATGCTCTTGGTACACTTGGAGGGGATCCTAACAAAACCGTTGGAATAATTGAACTTGGGGGCGCTTCAGCTCAG CTTACCTTTGTTTCTGATGAAGTACTTCCACCCGAACTGTCATATAATTATACTTTTGGTGAAAGAACATACACTCTCTATACCAACAGCTTTTTAAACTTTGGTCAA AATGCAGCTCAAGACTTGTTCCATGAAATGCTGAGGTCAAGAG GCTCTTCCAGAAATGGTACACTTGCTGATCCCTGTGCTCCCAGAGGATATTCACGCAATGAAGAAGTGATGGCGAGGATGAGCAGTGCTTCAAGGTCAACATTAGAGAACCAATATGTTGATAATGGGACTGGAAACTTTACAGAGTGCATATCTTCTTCGCTGCTTTTACTGCAAAAAGAAAAGG AAAAGTGCCAGTATCAACAATGTCACCTGGGATCTACTTTTGTACCTGAGCTGCGTGGATACTTCTTGGCAACTGAAAATTTCTATTttacttcaaag TTCTTTGGACTTAAGAAGTCTTCATCACTATCTGATTTTATGTTTGCTGGAGAACAATTTTGCAATCAGGATTTGTCCACTCTTAGAAAAAAGTATCCTAATAGATCCGATGAAGATTTTTCACGGTATTGCTTCTCGATGGCATATATTGTGGCTCTACTGCATGAAAGTCTTGGTGTACCACTGGATGATAAGAG GATTGAGTATTCAAACCAGGTTGGAGACGTTCAGGTTGAATGGGCTCTAGGAGCTTTCGTCACACTGATGCAAAATACAAGTTTAAAGCCATTACACACTGCTGCAGAATCAACCCATAGCAATAGACCATTGTTTGCTGTGCTGGGAATGTTTCTTTTATGTGGAGTACTTTTTGTATCAAgatggaggaagcccaagacgaAAATCATATATGACTTAGAGAAAGGCCGATACATCATAACACGCATCAGCTGA